In a genomic window of Siniperca chuatsi isolate FFG_IHB_CAS linkage group LG1, ASM2008510v1, whole genome shotgun sequence:
- the asb7 gene encoding ankyrin repeat and SOCS box protein 7 isoform X2 → MTKRSASLQLVKRMLNHHCRRNPELHEELQIQAAVAAGDVCTVRRMLEQGYSPKIRDANGWTLLHFSAAKGKERCVRVFLEHGADPTVKDFIGGFTALHYAAMHGRARIARLMLESEFRSDIINAKSNDGWTPLHVAAHYGRDSFVRLLLEFRAEVDPLSDKGTTPLQLAIIRERSSCVRILLDHSANIDIQNGFLLRYAVIKGNHSYCRMFLQRGADTNLGRLEDGQTPLHLSALRDDVLCAQMLYTYGADTNTRNYEGQTPVAVSVSMSGISRPCLDFLQEVTSRHLYG, encoded by the exons ATGACTAAGAGAAGCGCGTCTCTTCAGCTTGTCAAAAG GATGCTGAACCATCACTGCAGAAGGAACCCTGAGCTTCATGAGGAGCTGCAGATCcaggcagcagtggcagcaggggATGTCTGTACTGTCAGGAGAATGCTGGAGCAAGGATACTCACCTAAGATTCGTGATGCCAACGGCTGGACACTGCTCCACTTCTCTGCTGccaaaggaaaagagagatgtGTTAGAGTCTTTCTGGAGCATGGAG CTGACCCCACAGTGAAGGACTTTATTGGTGGCTTTACAGCACTTCACTATGCTGCTATGCATGGCAGAGCACGCATCGCCCGACTGATGCTAGAATCTGAGTTTCGCAGTGACATTATAAATGCAAAAAGCAATGATGGCTGGACGCCACTGCACGTGGCCGCCCACTACGGTCGAGACTCATTTGTACGCCTCCTCCTCGAGTTCAGGGCCGAGGTGGACCCGCTGAGTGACAAAGGGACCACACCACTACAGTTGGCTATCATCCGTGAGCGCTCCAGCTGTGTACGGATCCTCCTGGACCACAGCGCCAACATTGACATTCAAAATGGCTTCCTGCTGCGATATGCTGTCATCAAAGGCAATCACTCATACTGCCGCATGTTCCTGCAGAGGGGAGCGGACACTAATCTCGGACGTCTTGAAGATGGCCAGACCCCCCTGCACCTGTCAGCCCTCAGGGATGATGTGTTGTGCGCCCAGATGCTCTACACATACGGAGCCGATACCAACACCAGGAACTACGAGGGCCAGACACCGGTAGCTGTATCTGTTAGCATGTCTGGGATCAGCCGGCCCTGTCTGGACTTCCTGCAGGAGGTCACCA gcagacatctctacggctga
- the asb7 gene encoding ankyrin repeat and SOCS box protein 7 isoform X1, whose translation MTKRSASLQLVKRMLNHHCRRNPELHEELQIQAAVAAGDVCTVRRMLEQGYSPKIRDANGWTLLHFSAAKGKERCVRVFLEHGADPTVKDFIGGFTALHYAAMHGRARIARLMLESEFRSDIINAKSNDGWTPLHVAAHYGRDSFVRLLLEFRAEVDPLSDKGTTPLQLAIIRERSSCVRILLDHSANIDIQNGFLLRYAVIKGNHSYCRMFLQRGADTNLGRLEDGQTPLHLSALRDDVLCAQMLYTYGADTNTRNYEGQTPVAVSVSMSGISRPCLDFLQEVTRQPRTLQDLCRIKIRHCIGLQSLKFLEDLPIAKVMKDYLKHKFDSV comes from the exons ATGACTAAGAGAAGCGCGTCTCTTCAGCTTGTCAAAAG GATGCTGAACCATCACTGCAGAAGGAACCCTGAGCTTCATGAGGAGCTGCAGATCcaggcagcagtggcagcaggggATGTCTGTACTGTCAGGAGAATGCTGGAGCAAGGATACTCACCTAAGATTCGTGATGCCAACGGCTGGACACTGCTCCACTTCTCTGCTGccaaaggaaaagagagatgtGTTAGAGTCTTTCTGGAGCATGGAG CTGACCCCACAGTGAAGGACTTTATTGGTGGCTTTACAGCACTTCACTATGCTGCTATGCATGGCAGAGCACGCATCGCCCGACTGATGCTAGAATCTGAGTTTCGCAGTGACATTATAAATGCAAAAAGCAATGATGGCTGGACGCCACTGCACGTGGCCGCCCACTACGGTCGAGACTCATTTGTACGCCTCCTCCTCGAGTTCAGGGCCGAGGTGGACCCGCTGAGTGACAAAGGGACCACACCACTACAGTTGGCTATCATCCGTGAGCGCTCCAGCTGTGTACGGATCCTCCTGGACCACAGCGCCAACATTGACATTCAAAATGGCTTCCTGCTGCGATATGCTGTCATCAAAGGCAATCACTCATACTGCCGCATGTTCCTGCAGAGGGGAGCGGACACTAATCTCGGACGTCTTGAAGATGGCCAGACCCCCCTGCACCTGTCAGCCCTCAGGGATGATGTGTTGTGCGCCCAGATGCTCTACACATACGGAGCCGATACCAACACCAGGAACTACGAGGGCCAGACACCGGTAGCTGTATCTGTTAGCATGTCTGGGATCAGCCGGCCCTGTCTGGACTTCCTGCAGGAGGTCACCA GACAACCTCGGACTCTACAAGACTTGTGTCGAATAAAAATCCGTCACTGCATTGGCCTTCAAAGCTTGAAATTCTTGGAGGATCTACCAATTGCAAAGGTTATGAAAGACTATTTAAAACATAAGTTTGACAGTGTGTGA